In Oryza sativa Japonica Group chromosome 2, ASM3414082v1, the following are encoded in one genomic region:
- the LOC4329786 gene encoding protein PHYLLO, chloroplastic isoform X8: MLSSTIVWDDSVSHTFEDSVCLFESCFSQIWSSYDSSATICYENMVTSYIGESRMSESRNTQLVYLDAEFLAVIDGKAVTEKENCPTSDQSFVRFSPQFLFCANMDLCLQSNKIESFIRRCSNINLAWASFIVEEFVRLGFTYFCIAPGSRSSPLALSASVHPLTTCISCYDERSLGFHALGYGRGSRKPAIVITSSGTAVSNLLPSVVEASQDFVPLILLTADRPPELQDVGANQAINQVNHFGSFVRHFFSLPPPDDHIYARMVLTTVDSAAYYAMQAPQGPVHINCAFREPLDYGYQDWSVDCLKGLDKWFINREPYTRYLGMKMVSALGNYSCSVREVLEIVKNANQGLLLVGAIHTEDDIWAVTLLARHLSWPIAADVLSGLRMRKVQKSIPGLDKSICFIDHIDQILLSESVKSWKTPDVIVQIGSRITSKRVGTYLESCSPSSYILIDAHPCRHDPSHVVTHRIQATITEFAASLCQCNFQTKTSRWSDILMVLNSAVSQEIMFQVHSECSLTEPYVAHVIGEALYGDATMFIGNSMVIRDLDMFGKGWIDHSTNANNAMMHHFPGFLGAPVAGNRGASGIDGLLSTSIGFAIGSNKHVFCVIGDISFLHDTNGLSLLNQRTQRKPMTVIVINNHGGAIFSLLPVAKTASLQILEKFFYTLHDISISKLCAAHRCFLLRLLPVTLLVMESAVDTTNNFLVAILHPQHSHELYFRIKHILVQTKAELHDALVKSHEGHVDCVVEVENRIVDNANFHRIISMFTDHSATMHLAYLLGGPYCKDGVNGFSVGRIHAAEYMFYRIQLAAPRTSGISESSFFHEGFILKLCVGDSIVGFGEVAPIEIHEEDLLDVEEQLRFLFHRMKDAELDVVPLLRGSFSNWIWTTLGIPPSSVFPSVKCGLEMAILNLLESQRIDRSYGIFTGSNVVEYNQSSTANIQICALVDSCGTPMDVTLAVVKLVAEGFTTVKLKVGRRENPAEDAAVIQKVREIVGYKINIRADANRKWTYEQAIDFGSRVKGLCLQYIEEPVDSVNDIIKFCENSGLPVALDETIDNLTGDVIPKLHQFSHPGIVALVIKPSVVGGFETAAYIAKWAHMHDKMAVISSTYESSVGLATYIQFAHYVDRQNDITSRIKNRGSCGNVAHGLGTYQWLREDVSDQKLKIHAPPLGDGIRASAEDAHGYLQHLVINDKKIERTYSEEKLRSYFIQVDGDNFSYQVKLQEGGDCTHEKVILFLHGFLGTSEDWVPMMKALSPSARVIAVDLPGHGESEILQHDVENSNQISFSVQSVADLLLKLIRNITDGAVVVVGYSMGARIALHMALNQNHKVNFSTLYLLCLFLYFYDSNAVPLRQISGAVIISGSPGLRDEASKRRRSAIDRSRAHFLSSCGLENFLETWYSAKMWASLREHPKFDSLVRTRMKHNNIKALSKVLADSSIGTQKSLWEDLKHLKSPLLIVAGEKDPKFKEISQQMCREIRKHKDRESDGLCEMIIIPDSGHAVHVENPLPLVRAIRKFLVRDIPDVISK, encoded by the exons ATGTTATCGTCAACTATTGTTTGGGATGACTCCGTGTCTCACACATTTGAGGATTCTGTTTGTTTATTTGAATCTTGTTTCAGTCAG ATATGGAGTAGCTATGATTCTTCAGCTACTATCTGTTATGAAAACATGGTAACAAGTTACATTGGAGAATCGCGTATGTCAGAGAGCAGGAATACTCAGTTG GTATACTTGGATGCTGAATTTCTCGCTGTAATAGATGGCAAAGCTGTCACGGAAAAG GAGAATTGCCCAACTTCTGATCAGTCATTTGTTCGGTTTTCGCCGCAGTTCTTGTTTTGTGCAAACATG gatTTATGTTTGCAAAGCAACAAAATTGAATCTTTCATTAGGAGATGCTCTAACATTAATTTGGCATGGGCATCCTTCATAGTTGAAGAATTTGTCAGGCTTGGTTTTACG TACTTCTGTATAGCTCCAGGGTCGAGATCATCCCCACTTGCACTTTCTGCTTCAGTCCATCCTTTGACAACCTGCATATCATGTTATGATGAGCGTTCACTTGGATTTCATGCTCTTGGCTATGGGAGAGGTTCTCGGAAGCCTGCAATAGTAATTACATCATCAGGAACTGCTGTATCAAATCTCCTTCCTTCA GTGGTGGAGGCAAGTCAAGATTTCGTACCACTTATTTTACTCACAGCTGATCGTCCTCCTGAGCTGCAGGATGTAGGAGCCAACCAAGCCATCAATCAG GTAAATCATTTTGGCAGTTTTGTAAGACACTTTTTTAGTCTCCCTCCACCAGATGATCATATTTACGCGAGAATGGTTCTTACAACAGTTGATTCAGCAGCCTACTATGCCATGCAAGCACCACAAGGGCCAGTGCATATAAACTGTGCTTTTAGAGAACCACTAGACTACGGATATCAAGATTGGAGTGTTGACTGTTTGAAAGGGTTGGACAAATGGTTTATAAATAGAGAACCATACACTAGATACCTAGGAATGAAAATGGTTTCTGCATTAGGTAACTATTCTTGTTCAGTAAGGGAGGTTCTGGAGATTGTAAAGAACGCAAACCAGGGGCTTTTATTAGTTGGTGCTATTCACACAGAAGATGATATCTGGGCTGTGACTTTACTAGCTAGACACCTTTCCTGGCCGATTGCTGCTGATGTTCTGTCTGGATTGCGAATGAGGAAAGTACAGAAATCAATTCCAGGACTAGATAAGAGCATTTGTTTTATAGACCACATAGATCAAATTCTACTGTCTGAATCTGTTAAAAGCTGGAAAACTCCAGATGTTATTGTCCAG ATTGGAAGCCGGATCACTAGCAAACGAGTGGGAACATATCTTGAGTCCTGCTCCCCGTCTTCTTACATCTTAATTGATGCACACCCATGCCGCCATGATCCTTCACATGTTGTCACTCACAGAATCCAGGCTACTATAACTGAATTTGCTGCTAGTCTGTGCCAGTGTAATTTCCAAACAAAGACAAGCAGATGGTCAGATATTTTAATGGTTCTGAATTCAGCG GTTTCACAGGAGATAATGTTTCAGGTGCATTCAGAATGTTCACTTACAGAACCATATGTTGCTCATGTAATTGGAGAAGCACTTTATGGCGATGCTACTATGTTTATTGGGAATAGCATGGTCATTCGAGACTTGGATATGTTTGGCAAGGGCTGGATTGACcatagtacaaatgcaaatAATGCTATGATGCACCATTTTCCAGGCTTTCTTGGTGCACCAGTAGCTGGGAACAGGGGAGCAAGTGGTATTGATGGTTTGCTTAGTACATCAATTGGATTTGCCATTGGATCAAACAAGCAT GTATTCTGTGTGATTGGTGACATATCTTTTCTTCATGATACCAATGGATTGTCACTTCTGAACCAAAG GACGCAGAGGAAACCCATGACAGTAATTGTCATTAACAACCATGGTGGTGCAATCTTCAGCCTTCTACCAGTTGCAAAAACAGCTTCACTCcaaattttggagaaatttttCTACACCTTGCATGACATATCGATTTCCAAACTCTGTGCTGCACACAG ATGTTTTCTGCTGAGACTTCTGCCTGTTACATTATTGGTTATGGAGTCAGCTGTGGATACAACAAATAACTTTCTGGTGGCAATTTTGCATCCCCAGCATTCTCATGAGTTGTATTTCAGGATAAAACATATTCTAGTTCAGACAAAAGCTGAACTTCATGATGCCTTAGTGAAGTCCCATGAGGGGCATGTTGATTGTGTTGTCGAAGTGGAGAATCGCATTGTTGATAATGCCAACTTTCATAG AATTATAAGCATGTTCACAGACCATAGTGCAACCATGCATCTGGCATATCTTCTGGGAGGTCCATATTGTAAGGATGGGGTAAATGGCTTTTCTGTTGGTAGAATACATGCAGCAGAATACATGTTTTACAG GATCCAACTTGCTGCACCACGTACATCTGGGATATCAGAAAGCAGCTTCTTTCATGAAGGTTTCATACTAAAGTTATGTGTGGGTGACAGCATTGTGGGATTCGGCGAG GTTGCACCAATTGAAATTCATGAGGAGGATCTGTTGGATGTTGAAGAACAGCTTAGGTTTCTCTTTCACAGAATGAAAGATGCTGAGCTAGATGTTGTTCCTTTGTTGAGAGGATCCTTCTCCAATTGGATATGGACAACCCTTGGGATTCCT CCTTCTTCAGTATTCCCTAGTGTTAAGTGTGGTCTAGAGATGGCTATTCTTAATTTGCTGGAGTCACAACGAATAGATAGATCCTATGGTATTTTTACTGGCTCCAATGTGGTCGAATATAATCAGAGCAGCACTGCAAACATACAGATATGTGCACTCGTAGACTCCTGTGGCACTCCAATGGATGTAACACTTGCTGTTGTCAAACTTGTTGCTGAAGGTTTCACCACCGTTAAACTGAAG GTTGGGCGTCGCGAAAATCCCGCTGAAGATGCAGCTGTTATTCAAAAAGTAAGGGAAATTGTAGGATACAAGATCAATATCCGTGCTGACGCAAATAGGAAATGGACATATGAACAGGCAATTGATTTTGGATCCAGGGTAAAAGGCTTATGTTTGCAATACATCGAG GAACCAGTGGACTCTGTAAATGACATCATCAAGTTCTGTGAAAATAGTGGCTTGCCTGTTGCACTAGACGAGACTATCGACAACCTTACAGGGGATGTAATCCCTAAGCTACATCAATTTTCACATCCAGGAATAGTTGCTCTT GTTATAAAACCCAGTGTTGTTGGTGGCTTTGAGACTGCAGCTTATATAGCAAAATGGGCTCACATGCATGATAAGATGGCTGTCATCAGTAGCACCTATGAGAGTTCTGTAGGTTTGGCAACCTATATACAGTTTGCACATTATGTTGACAGACAAAATGACATAACATCCAGAATAAAGAACAGAGGTTCTTGTGGAAATGTGGCACATGGACTTGGAACATACCAATGGTTAAGGGAAGATGTTTCAGATCAAAAGTTAAAAATCCATGCGCCACCACTTGGTGATGGAATCAGAGCTTCGGCAGAAGATGCCCATGGCTATCTCCAGCATTTAGTTATAAACGACAAGAAGATAGAAAGAACTTATAGTGAAGAAAAATTGAGGTCATATTTCATCCAAGTTGATGGGGATAATTTTTCTTATCAAGTCAAGCTTCAAGAGGGTGGTGATTGCACACAT GAAAAGGTTAttctctttcttcatggatTTCTTGGTACGAGTGAAGACTGGGTTCCAATGATGAAAGCTCTCTCTCCTAGTGCACGGGTTATAGCTGTCGATCTTCCTGGCCATGGCGAGTCCGAAATTCTACAGCATGATGTTGAAAACTCCAACCAAATCTCCTTTTCAGTTCAATCAGTTGCAGATTTGTTACTGAAGTTGATAAGAAATATAACTGATGGAGCGGTGGTTGTTGTTGGCTACTCAATGGGTGCAAGGATTGCACTACACATGGCATTAAATCAAAACCACAAGGTAAATTTCTCGACATTGTACCTTTTGtgtttatttctttatttttatgaTTCTAACGCAGTCCCGTTAAGACAGATAAGTGGAGCTGTTATAATTTCGGGTAGTCCTGGATTGAGAGACGAGGCAAGTAAAAGACGTCGTAGTGCTATTGATAGATCAAGAGCCCACTTCTTGTCTTCTTGTGGACTGGAAAATTTTCTCGAGACGTGGTACTCTGCGAAAATGTGGGCCAG TTTACGAGAACATCCTAAATTTGATTCTCTAGTGAGGACACGAATGAAACACAATAATATCAAAGCTCTATCTAAGGTTCTCGCTGACTCAAGCATAGGGACGCAAAA GTCCCTGTGGGAAGATTTGAAGCACTTGAAGAGCCCTCTCCTCATCGTCGCAGGTGAAAAGGACCCAAAATTCAAAGAGATATCGCAGCAAATGTGCAGGGAGATAAGAAAGCACAAGGATCGCGAATCCGATGGTCTATGTGAGATGATCATTATTCCAGACAGCGGCCACGCCGTGCACGTTGAGAACCCTCTTCCTTTAGTTAGAGCAATCAGGAAGTTCTTGGTAAGGGATATACCAGACGTGATATCCAAGTAG
- the LOC4329786 gene encoding protein PHYLLO, chloroplastic isoform X6, which yields MLAVVFSSGHRLLPLPVLPGTFTTPPPPPPPPLLSPRRPLLAPRRRRCLCGGGGGGLLLLRAVAARRAGIVIDVDEVGEVGDRDLPVDVSFTRRLPPVLTLGDGLAALRRAGEEVKACPPAAAASGVIRFEVLVPPSTKALKWLCTQFKRSSLFPQFYLSRKQTTDSSIQLEISGAGSAICFHGSSRVDNGFDLISRYLSFNSHLIRAYGSVGVKYDKELLSLEERIGSFYFFIPQVELSEFDGYSMLSSTIVWDDSVSHTFEDSVCLFESCFSQIWSSYDSSATICYENMVTSYIGESRMSESRNTQLVYLDAEFLAVIDGKAVTEKENCPTSDQSFVRFSPQFLFCANMDLCLQSNKIESFIRRCSNINLAWASFIVEEFVRLGFTYFCIAPGSRSSPLALSASVHPLTTCISCYDERSLGFHALGYGRGSRKPAIVITSSGTAVSNLLPSVVEASQDFVPLILLTADRPPELQDVGANQAINQVNHFGSFVRHFFSLPPPDDHIYARMVLTTVDSAAYYAMQAPQGPVHINCAFREPLDYGYQDWSVDCLKGLDKWFINREPYTRYLGMKMVSALGNYSCSVREVLEIVKNANQGLLLVGAIHTEDDIWAVTLLARHLSWPIAADVLSGLRMRKVQKSIPGLDKSICFIDHIDQILLSESVKSWKTPDVIVQIGSRITSKRVGTYLESCSPSSYILIDAHPCRHDPSHVVTHRIQATITEFAASLCQCNFQTKTSRWSDILMVLNSAVSQEIMFQVHSECSLTEPYVAHVIGEALYGDATMFIGNSMVIRDLDMFGKGWIDHSTNANNAMMHHFPGFLGAPVAGNRGASGIDGLLSTSIGFAIGSNKHVFCVIGDISFLHDTNGLSLLNQRTQRKPMTVIVINNHGGAIFSLLPVAKTASLQILEKFFYTLHDISISKLCAAHRCFLLRLLPVTLLVMESAVDTTNNFLVAILHPQHSHELYFRIKHILVQTKAELHDALVKSHEGHVDCVVEVENRIVDNANFHRIISMFTDHSATMHLAYLLGGPYCKDGVNGFSVGRIHAAEYMFYRIQLAAPRTSGISESSFFHEGFILKLCVGDSIVGFGEVAPIEIHEEDLLDVEEQLRFLFHRMKDAELDVVPLLRGSFSNWIWTTLGIPICALVDSCGTPMDVTLAVVKLVAEGFTTVKLKVGRRENPAEDAAVIQKVREIVGYKINIRADANRKWTYEQAIDFGSRVKGLCLQYIEEPVDSVNDIIKFCENSGLPVALDETIDNLTGDVIPKLHQFSHPGIVALVIKPSVVGGFETAAYIAKWAHMHDKMAVISSTYESSVGLATYIQFAHYVDRQNDITSRIKNRGSCGNVAHGLGTYQWLREDVSDQKLKIHAPPLGDGIRASAEDAHGYLQHLVINDKKIERTYSEEKLRSYFIQVDGDNFSYQVKLQEGGDCTHEKVILFLHGFLGTSEDWVPMMKALSPSARVIAVDLPGHGESEILQHDVENSNQISFSVQSVADLLLKLIRNITDGAVVVVGYSMGARIALHMALNQNHKISGAVIISGSPGLRDEASKRRRSAIDRSRAHFLSSCGLENFLETWYSAKMWASLREHPKFDSLVRTRMKHNNIKALSKVLADSSIGTQKSLWEDLKHLKSPLLIVAGEKDPKFKEISQQMCREIRKHKDRESDGLCEMIIIPDSGHAVHVENPLPLVRAIRKFLVRDIPDVISK from the exons AtgctcgccgtcgtcttctcctccggtcaccgcctcctccccctccccgtccTCCCCGGCACATTcaccacccctcctcctcctcctcctcctcctctcctatcCCCTCGCCGTCCTCTGCTcgcccctcgccggcgccgctgcctatgcggcggcggcggtggcggcctcctcctccttcgcgccgtcgccgcgaggCGCGCGGGCATCGTGATCGACGTCGACGAGGTGGGCGAGGTCGGCGACCGCGACCTCCCCGTGGACGTGTCGTTCACCCGGAGGCTGCCGCCGGTGCTCACCCTCGGGGACGGCCTCGCCGCGCTGCGGCGGGCCGGGGAGGAGGTGAAGGCctgcccgcctgccgccgccgcgagcggcGTCATCCGGTTCGAG GTGCTTGTTCCACCCAGTACGAAGGCGCTCAAATGGCTGTGCACACAGTTTAAGAGATCATCATTGTTTCCTCAGTTTTATTTGTCGAGGAAGCAAACCACTGATTCATCAATTCAGCTTGAAATCTCTGGCGCTGGCTCTGCAATTTGCTTTCATGGTTCCTCTCGAGTAGATAATGGGTTTGATTTGATATCAAG ATATCTTTCGTTTAATTCACACTTGATTAGAGCCTATGGATCAGTAGGTGTTAAATATGACAAGGAACTATTGTCTTTAGAGGAGAGAATTGGTTCATTTTACTTCTTTATTCCTCAG GTTGAGCTGAGTGAATTTGATGGCTATTCCATGTTATCGTCAACTATTGTTTGGGATGACTCCGTGTCTCACACATTTGAGGATTCTGTTTGTTTATTTGAATCTTGTTTCAGTCAG ATATGGAGTAGCTATGATTCTTCAGCTACTATCTGTTATGAAAACATGGTAACAAGTTACATTGGAGAATCGCGTATGTCAGAGAGCAGGAATACTCAGTTG GTATACTTGGATGCTGAATTTCTCGCTGTAATAGATGGCAAAGCTGTCACGGAAAAG GAGAATTGCCCAACTTCTGATCAGTCATTTGTTCGGTTTTCGCCGCAGTTCTTGTTTTGTGCAAACATG gatTTATGTTTGCAAAGCAACAAAATTGAATCTTTCATTAGGAGATGCTCTAACATTAATTTGGCATGGGCATCCTTCATAGTTGAAGAATTTGTCAGGCTTGGTTTTACG TACTTCTGTATAGCTCCAGGGTCGAGATCATCCCCACTTGCACTTTCTGCTTCAGTCCATCCTTTGACAACCTGCATATCATGTTATGATGAGCGTTCACTTGGATTTCATGCTCTTGGCTATGGGAGAGGTTCTCGGAAGCCTGCAATAGTAATTACATCATCAGGAACTGCTGTATCAAATCTCCTTCCTTCA GTGGTGGAGGCAAGTCAAGATTTCGTACCACTTATTTTACTCACAGCTGATCGTCCTCCTGAGCTGCAGGATGTAGGAGCCAACCAAGCCATCAATCAG GTAAATCATTTTGGCAGTTTTGTAAGACACTTTTTTAGTCTCCCTCCACCAGATGATCATATTTACGCGAGAATGGTTCTTACAACAGTTGATTCAGCAGCCTACTATGCCATGCAAGCACCACAAGGGCCAGTGCATATAAACTGTGCTTTTAGAGAACCACTAGACTACGGATATCAAGATTGGAGTGTTGACTGTTTGAAAGGGTTGGACAAATGGTTTATAAATAGAGAACCATACACTAGATACCTAGGAATGAAAATGGTTTCTGCATTAGGTAACTATTCTTGTTCAGTAAGGGAGGTTCTGGAGATTGTAAAGAACGCAAACCAGGGGCTTTTATTAGTTGGTGCTATTCACACAGAAGATGATATCTGGGCTGTGACTTTACTAGCTAGACACCTTTCCTGGCCGATTGCTGCTGATGTTCTGTCTGGATTGCGAATGAGGAAAGTACAGAAATCAATTCCAGGACTAGATAAGAGCATTTGTTTTATAGACCACATAGATCAAATTCTACTGTCTGAATCTGTTAAAAGCTGGAAAACTCCAGATGTTATTGTCCAG ATTGGAAGCCGGATCACTAGCAAACGAGTGGGAACATATCTTGAGTCCTGCTCCCCGTCTTCTTACATCTTAATTGATGCACACCCATGCCGCCATGATCCTTCACATGTTGTCACTCACAGAATCCAGGCTACTATAACTGAATTTGCTGCTAGTCTGTGCCAGTGTAATTTCCAAACAAAGACAAGCAGATGGTCAGATATTTTAATGGTTCTGAATTCAGCG GTTTCACAGGAGATAATGTTTCAGGTGCATTCAGAATGTTCACTTACAGAACCATATGTTGCTCATGTAATTGGAGAAGCACTTTATGGCGATGCTACTATGTTTATTGGGAATAGCATGGTCATTCGAGACTTGGATATGTTTGGCAAGGGCTGGATTGACcatagtacaaatgcaaatAATGCTATGATGCACCATTTTCCAGGCTTTCTTGGTGCACCAGTAGCTGGGAACAGGGGAGCAAGTGGTATTGATGGTTTGCTTAGTACATCAATTGGATTTGCCATTGGATCAAACAAGCAT GTATTCTGTGTGATTGGTGACATATCTTTTCTTCATGATACCAATGGATTGTCACTTCTGAACCAAAG GACGCAGAGGAAACCCATGACAGTAATTGTCATTAACAACCATGGTGGTGCAATCTTCAGCCTTCTACCAGTTGCAAAAACAGCTTCACTCcaaattttggagaaatttttCTACACCTTGCATGACATATCGATTTCCAAACTCTGTGCTGCACACAG ATGTTTTCTGCTGAGACTTCTGCCTGTTACATTATTGGTTATGGAGTCAGCTGTGGATACAACAAATAACTTTCTGGTGGCAATTTTGCATCCCCAGCATTCTCATGAGTTGTATTTCAGGATAAAACATATTCTAGTTCAGACAAAAGCTGAACTTCATGATGCCTTAGTGAAGTCCCATGAGGGGCATGTTGATTGTGTTGTCGAAGTGGAGAATCGCATTGTTGATAATGCCAACTTTCATAG AATTATAAGCATGTTCACAGACCATAGTGCAACCATGCATCTGGCATATCTTCTGGGAGGTCCATATTGTAAGGATGGGGTAAATGGCTTTTCTGTTGGTAGAATACATGCAGCAGAATACATGTTTTACAG GATCCAACTTGCTGCACCACGTACATCTGGGATATCAGAAAGCAGCTTCTTTCATGAAGGTTTCATACTAAAGTTATGTGTGGGTGACAGCATTGTGGGATTCGGCGAG GTTGCACCAATTGAAATTCATGAGGAGGATCTGTTGGATGTTGAAGAACAGCTTAGGTTTCTCTTTCACAGAATGAAAGATGCTGAGCTAGATGTTGTTCCTTTGTTGAGAGGATCCTTCTCCAATTGGATATGGACAACCCTTGGGATTCCT ATATGTGCACTCGTAGACTCCTGTGGCACTCCAATGGATGTAACACTTGCTGTTGTCAAACTTGTTGCTGAAGGTTTCACCACCGTTAAACTGAAG GTTGGGCGTCGCGAAAATCCCGCTGAAGATGCAGCTGTTATTCAAAAAGTAAGGGAAATTGTAGGATACAAGATCAATATCCGTGCTGACGCAAATAGGAAATGGACATATGAACAGGCAATTGATTTTGGATCCAGGGTAAAAGGCTTATGTTTGCAATACATCGAG GAACCAGTGGACTCTGTAAATGACATCATCAAGTTCTGTGAAAATAGTGGCTTGCCTGTTGCACTAGACGAGACTATCGACAACCTTACAGGGGATGTAATCCCTAAGCTACATCAATTTTCACATCCAGGAATAGTTGCTCTT GTTATAAAACCCAGTGTTGTTGGTGGCTTTGAGACTGCAGCTTATATAGCAAAATGGGCTCACATGCATGATAAGATGGCTGTCATCAGTAGCACCTATGAGAGTTCTGTAGGTTTGGCAACCTATATACAGTTTGCACATTATGTTGACAGACAAAATGACATAACATCCAGAATAAAGAACAGAGGTTCTTGTGGAAATGTGGCACATGGACTTGGAACATACCAATGGTTAAGGGAAGATGTTTCAGATCAAAAGTTAAAAATCCATGCGCCACCACTTGGTGATGGAATCAGAGCTTCGGCAGAAGATGCCCATGGCTATCTCCAGCATTTAGTTATAAACGACAAGAAGATAGAAAGAACTTATAGTGAAGAAAAATTGAGGTCATATTTCATCCAAGTTGATGGGGATAATTTTTCTTATCAAGTCAAGCTTCAAGAGGGTGGTGATTGCACACAT GAAAAGGTTAttctctttcttcatggatTTCTTGGTACGAGTGAAGACTGGGTTCCAATGATGAAAGCTCTCTCTCCTAGTGCACGGGTTATAGCTGTCGATCTTCCTGGCCATGGCGAGTCCGAAATTCTACAGCATGATGTTGAAAACTCCAACCAAATCTCCTTTTCAGTTCAATCAGTTGCAGATTTGTTACTGAAGTTGATAAGAAATATAACTGATGGAGCGGTGGTTGTTGTTGGCTACTCAATGGGTGCAAGGATTGCACTACACATGGCATTAAATCAAAACCACAAG ATAAGTGGAGCTGTTATAATTTCGGGTAGTCCTGGATTGAGAGACGAGGCAAGTAAAAGACGTCGTAGTGCTATTGATAGATCAAGAGCCCACTTCTTGTCTTCTTGTGGACTGGAAAATTTTCTCGAGACGTGGTACTCTGCGAAAATGTGGGCCAG TTTACGAGAACATCCTAAATTTGATTCTCTAGTGAGGACACGAATGAAACACAATAATATCAAAGCTCTATCTAAGGTTCTCGCTGACTCAAGCATAGGGACGCAAAA GTCCCTGTGGGAAGATTTGAAGCACTTGAAGAGCCCTCTCCTCATCGTCGCAGGTGAAAAGGACCCAAAATTCAAAGAGATATCGCAGCAAATGTGCAGGGAGATAAGAAAGCACAAGGATCGCGAATCCGATGGTCTATGTGAGATGATCATTATTCCAGACAGCGGCCACGCCGTGCACGTTGAGAACCCTCTTCCTTTAGTTAGAGCAATCAGGAAGTTCTTGGTAAGGGATATACCAGACGTGATATCCAAGTAG